The following is a genomic window from Melopsittacus undulatus isolate bMelUnd1 chromosome 8, bMelUnd1.mat.Z, whole genome shotgun sequence.
CCCTCAAGCCTCCTGTTGAGATCCATCATTCCTCCATGTGGGCCATGTGTCAGGGTGGGTCCCACACACGTCCCTGGCCCCTCATGTCCTCCAGGCCCCCTCTGCCTGAAGCAGAGAGCCATGGACAAGCTCTCCTGGGTTGTACTGGGAATCTGCCATGAGAAACACCATCACTCTAGCAGCCTGGAGAAACCTGGGAGGGGAAGAGCCTCGGTTTTGGTGCATGCTCTTCCCAAAGTCTGTTCTGTGACACTTGTCAGGCCTGggcttcctcccttcttcccacccTGGTGTGTGCTCCTGCCTCTCGCCATAAACTCTGGGACATCCCACAGGTGGATGGTGATGGTCACATCTTTCACTCAGCCTCTGTATGCAGTCACTGGCACAGCTTTGGTGTTAGGGACACACCAGATGCTGATGAACACCCAAACTGCAGATTTCAGTGTTCAGGTTACCCAAGACCCACAAATgcagaatgttttaaaactgcTGTGGAACGCTTGATGACACACTTGGAGCAATTTGGCGGTTTCAGAGCTTCCACACCATCTCTCTCCCCCTTGCTCAAACACAGTCCCTATGGTTTGTAAATGAGATGAGAACCACAGCTTGCAGTGCTAGCCCAGGCTGTTGATCAGAGTGTGCTTAAGACTTTGCACACAACTTTTTATGTTAGGAGTCCTCTGAGAGAGACATGAGCAGTGAATGTATCCTGGTAAATACCTTCGTTCACAGCAGCCCATGTGGTGCTGTGCTTCAGATCTGTGACTAAACCAGCCCTGATAACACACTGTTGGTCCAGCTTTTGGTGAGCAGCATTTGTGCAGCATCAAGGCCTTCTCTGCTTCTCACTCTGCCCCTGCCAAGGAACAGATTTTTGGGTGTGCAATATGCTGGGAGAGGACACAACTGGGCAGATGACCCAAACTacccaaagaggtatttcatacaaTGCAATgccatgctcagcaataaaagggaaaagagggggGCTCAGGGAGCTTTTGGGGGTTACCCATATTTTTGGCTCAGGAACTGGCTGGGTTGCCCTCAGATGGTGGGTGGTTGCCTTTGCAtcacctgttttgttttgttttcttccttcttctgccAGATATCTTTCAATTATGAAACCATTATTTCTATTCTATTTCTATtctattttcttgtttatttgaTTGATTGTGACCCCcagcttttcttgcttttattcctccttcccctcatCCCATTGAGGGGAAGAAGTGAATGAGCAACTGTGTAGTGCTTAGCTGCCCAATGGGGTTAACCCACAACAGGTATGTATGAAGGATCCCTGTGCCCCTCAGGGTGACcatcagttttgttcttttccctgtCACTTCTTTCCAGAGAAACCCTGGAAATCTGTGGTCCCAGAAATGGTATCAACACTGATCTACAGTGGCCACTGGTATTCCCAAATTTCAAATGCTTGTATAGTTCCACATATAAAAACAAGAGATGCCAACCTGAGGGAGTGGTCCCTTTACCAAACCTGTCTAGCAGGTGTGATAGCCCAAGGTGTTCGTGAAGCACATTGGATACTTTGCCCATACCCCATGGAAAGGAGCATGAGAAGACAATGCTCACCATCTCTCTGGGCACATCAAGATATATGGcaatgcagggtttttttcacaaCAGGTTGTGATGGGTTTTGGATATGTCCAACAAAAAAGCCTGGATCCATTCAATATTCCAGCAGGGTAAAAGACTGTTTCCTGATCACCCTGGAAACAGTCTTTGGAAGACAGGCCTTGGTGAGCAGTAGTAATCACAGGGCTGTAGCTTGTTAGGAGCTTCTGCTCAATGTTATGTTATTCCCACTGGATATGTTATGATGTTATGTTATGCTATTCCCACTGAATTTACACAGCTCAGTACTTTAATTGGTAAACGAATTTAcaatatttagtattttttctttcatattgtGTAGGAATTTGAGAACACCCCTGCCAAAACAGTCAAGTGCAGGTGGAACACATGGAGATGAACACACAGAGACTTTAGCCCAcatttgaattatttattgGGTCTTACAGATGACTGAGTCCCTGCGTAGGGGATCTGAGAGGACTGCATAGGAAGGGGTGAAAACCCCAGGGCTTGGAAGCTGGGGTGCACCATGGATGTGCATCCCAAATCCTCTGTGTAGGCCGTTTATCTGTACTTCTCGGTCAGAACAGAGGAAACACTGGACAGGAACTTGTCCCATGCAGCATGAACTTCTGGTGTGAAGTCACTGGGATAGCGAGCAGCCACAGAGCACAGGATACAGTGAGAAAGGAGCTGTAAGGCAAAACAGGATGAAATCCATCATAATCAGTAACAGATGTCAGTCTAGGGGTCTGCAATGGGCCTTGGTGACAATATGTTCTGGGATGACAAGTACGTGTCCCAGCCAGATAGCATTGCTGCCTGatgttatatataaaaaagcagAGTTGCCTTTGATGTAGGGCAAAAGGCACTGCCTGATTTCACTCTGTCTTCCAAAtgtcccttcctttcttcctcaccAAAGGGAAATGCAACAAAGTGGAAATGTTTAGAATTTGCTAAGACTTTGTTCAAGACAGGTGATATAACCTGATGTGTGAGGGAGATTCATAAACTACAACAAAGGCAACAGAGACTTGAGTCTGTCTTAACACAGCCATGGGAGCTAGACCAGATCTTTCCTTAAAAGATCCAATCTCAGGTTAAAAAGTAGGTGGAAAACAAGCAGCTACATGAGTTGACAAGGCTGCACAGTGCAGCCAGGGATCGAGCTGCCATTAGCCAAAATTATATATGGTCTTTTATTCTGTGATAGCAGTTTTCATCCCTGAAAGTCTGTGTGCTCACTCACCTTAAAGTTCACTGGGTCCACCCTGAGGATGTAAGCATGAAGCTCACTGAGCTTGGCCAAAGCACCTCTAATGTCCTCAATGTTCTTCACAGCCTCTCCAATGGCACTCATGACCTTTGAGCCATGACCACGAAGCTGAGCTGAGCCATGGCTGAGATCAAAGTGAGGGAAGTAGGTTTTTGTCTGGGGGTAGCTGAAGAAAAGCCTGGAGGAGAACATGAGAATGAGATTGAGAAGTGGAAACAGCATGCATGAGATGGTAAAACCTCAGAGCAAGTGCAATGTAAACCTGCCAGCTACAGAAGTGCATTCTTCAGCTGTTGTAATAGGGCTTTGGGAGCTTGAAGCTTGCATCAGGAAGGTCTTTCTGCTCTTAACCTTCTGCAGCACATACAGATTAGACAGTGAGCTAACCTGTATGTACTAGAGAAGAATGACAGCAAAAAACAAATTAGAACtcaatgtatttttgtttggttcaaATAAATAATGGCCCACAAATTAttactatatttttatattacattGTAAGCCAGTCTGCAGGACCTTCAAACTAATACGAGCTGAACGAACAAGAATTGATATGAATGGTACTCAGAATCCTGGAAGGAATACCACAGTGCTCTATATGGAGCTGTAAATAACAAATAACTTTGAATAACATAATTTCTGAATAACTTCCAGGTTGTTATCCCTTTAGTGCCAGCTTCCTTAATTTGTATGAATTTTGGATTACTGTGCTATACTTCATGCGAGGGGTCCAGTTGCCTTGTTTCCGAACAGTCTGTTACCACTGGAACAATGAAACATGAGTACCCAGTGAACTTAGTGGATAGTTATTCTCTAAATGCCCAGAAATTGCAAGAGAAAGCACATCACTTGTACAATAAACCACTTCAAGTGCATTTCCGAACAGTGATAACCCTGTTTCAGGACTGAATATGAATGGCTTTGAATTCCTTGCCAGGACTCCTGGCTATGAATTATTCTGAATTGctgtaatgagaaaaaaacctataaaattgcttagaaaaaaTATGGTTTGCTGTGAGATTTTGAAGCATTTTGTAGCACAGATATAATTCTATATAATTGCATACCAAACAACACAGACATCATCCACCAGCTCTCACCAGTCCCAGTGTGCTCTCACTCATGCAACTTTTACATGA
Proteins encoded in this region:
- the LOC101872691 gene encoding hemoglobin subunit pi — protein: MTLTQAEKAAVVTIWAKVATQADAIGAESLERLFFSYPQTKTYFPHFDLSHGSAQLRGHGSKVMSAIGEAVKNIEDIRGALAKLSELHAYILRVDPVNFKLLSHCILCSVAARYPSDFTPEVHAAWDKFLSSVSSVLTEKYR